A section of the Acidobacteriota bacterium genome encodes:
- a CDS encoding S41 family peptidase, which produces MHCKLLFKAMLVAVFLLLPVKLSAQTKLLRFPDIQGDKVVFTYAGDLWTAPATGGMATRLTAHPGVEVFAKFSPDGKWIAFTGQYDGDEQVYIVPATGGVPKQLTFYPAKGPFAPRWGYDNQVYGWTNDGKAVIFRSQRDSWTLPQSKLYSVSIEGGAAEALPMPEAGSGDYSPDGAKMVYSPRTRDFRSEKRYGGGQANTLFIFDLKTYDAKKISEGPRASRDPMWIGNTVFYSSDKDGHFNLYAYDVTSGKTAQQTFNKEWDIRWPSSDDDSRIVYELNGELQTFDVKSRKTISISITVPDDGLYRRPTRINVANFIENLELSPKGERVLFAARGDIFTAPVEKGPTRNLTASSNAHDKLPRWSPDGSRIAFISDKTGEEEIYLIAQDGSLPAEQMTTGGKAMRYAPEWSADGKRLAFGDKDGKIYVLNMADKKLTEIVDSPRGQIQDYSWSPKGNFLTFSMGNANGYSSVYIWDGNANKLNKVTDALFNAFNPAWDPQGNFLYFLSNRDYVPQISTVEFNYATNRNTSIHALALRKDVKHPFPSESDEVTVTKEEGDKPKTDSANAQSAKPAADLSIDFDGINQRVARVPLQADNYAGLSAKTGHLLYFVTPAFYYGRAPERPASVRIYSLKDRKETTLVEGAGTYVLSGDGAKVLIAQGNQLSMYDANPQGERTKKPVSTAGLMADINPTEEWNQIFNEVWRRYRDWFYVPNMHGFDWEKIREQYRAWLPYVGHRSDLNYVIHEMISELTVQHAYIDGGDFQLPPRPRVALPGARFELDKAAGRYKIAKIFEGQNEEDIYRSPLTEVGVDAKVGDYVLAINGEELKANDDPYRLLKNKADNPVQLTLNSKPSMDGARTVSFKPVTDETNLIYLGWISENRKKVGEMSNGRIGYLHVPDMGANGIREFIKWYYPQLDKEGLVVDVRANGGGNVSRMLIERLRRKPLALGYSRTNDEATTYPDGVFIGPMAAMLNENSASDGDIFPAMFREAGLGQLIGKRSWGGVVGITSRGQLIDGGVVNVPEFGFANTKGEWIIEGYGVDPDIEVDNDPKELIKGRDQQLERAVAEVMKKLSRPVKLPPKPTGPNKAATIAAPSSVKPKQ; this is translated from the coding sequence ATGCATTGCAAACTTTTATTTAAAGCTATGCTGGTCGCAGTGTTTCTGCTGCTGCCTGTCAAATTGTCGGCGCAAACCAAACTGTTGCGCTTTCCCGATATTCAGGGCGATAAAGTCGTCTTCACTTATGCCGGTGATTTGTGGACAGCCCCGGCGACCGGCGGCATGGCAACCCGCCTGACGGCGCATCCGGGCGTCGAAGTATTCGCGAAATTTTCGCCCGACGGCAAATGGATAGCCTTCACCGGTCAATACGATGGCGATGAACAGGTTTACATCGTCCCGGCGACCGGCGGCGTTCCCAAACAACTGACCTTTTATCCGGCAAAGGGTCCCTTTGCGCCGCGCTGGGGTTATGACAATCAGGTTTATGGTTGGACGAATGATGGCAAGGCAGTCATCTTCCGTTCGCAACGCGATTCCTGGACCTTGCCGCAAAGCAAACTCTACAGCGTCTCCATCGAAGGCGGCGCGGCTGAAGCCTTACCAATGCCCGAAGCCGGTTCCGGCGATTATTCGCCCGATGGCGCGAAAATGGTCTACAGCCCGCGCACCCGCGATTTTCGTTCGGAAAAACGCTATGGCGGCGGACAGGCAAACACCCTTTTCATTTTCGATTTAAAGACCTACGACGCGAAAAAAATTTCCGAAGGACCGCGCGCTTCTCGCGACCCGATGTGGATTGGCAACACGGTTTTTTACAGTTCCGATAAAGACGGTCATTTCAACCTCTATGCCTATGATGTCACCAGCGGCAAAACCGCCCAACAAACTTTCAATAAAGAATGGGACATTCGCTGGCCCTCTTCCGATGATGACAGTCGCATCGTTTATGAACTCAACGGTGAATTGCAAACCTTCGATGTGAAATCCAGAAAAACCATCTCGATTTCCATCACCGTTCCCGATGACGGATTATATCGCCGACCGACCAGAATCAATGTCGCCAACTTCATCGAAAATCTCGAACTCAGCCCGAAAGGCGAGCGCGTTTTATTTGCGGCGCGCGGCGATATTTTTACCGCCCCGGTTGAAAAAGGTCCGACGCGCAATTTAACCGCGTCATCGAATGCCCACGATAAACTGCCGCGCTGGTCGCCCGATGGTTCGCGCATCGCCTTTATTTCCGATAAGACCGGCGAAGAAGAAATCTACCTTATCGCCCAGGATGGTTCATTGCCCGCCGAACAAATGACCACCGGCGGCAAAGCCATGCGTTATGCGCCTGAATGGTCAGCCGATGGCAAGCGCCTGGCGTTTGGTGACAAAGACGGCAAAATTTACGTTTTAAATATGGCGGATAAAAAATTGACCGAGATTGTTGATTCGCCGCGCGGACAGATTCAGGATTATTCGTGGTCGCCGAAAGGCAATTTTTTAACCTTCAGCATGGGAAATGCCAACGGTTACTCTTCGGTTTATATCTGGGATGGCAATGCCAACAAATTAAACAAAGTCACAGACGCCTTGTTTAATGCCTTTAATCCGGCGTGGGACCCGCAAGGCAATTTCCTCTATTTTCTCAGCAATCGCGATTATGTGCCGCAGATTTCCACCGTCGAATTCAACTATGCGACCAATCGCAATACCAGTATTCATGCGCTCGCGCTTCGCAAAGATGTCAAACATCCCTTCCCTTCCGAAAGCGATGAGGTGACGGTTACCAAAGAAGAAGGCGATAAACCAAAAACCGATTCAGCCAATGCCCAGAGCGCAAAACCGGCTGCGGATTTAAGCATTGATTTTGACGGCATCAATCAAAGAGTCGCGCGTGTTCCTCTGCAAGCCGATAACTATGCGGGGCTTTCGGCGAAGACCGGGCATCTGCTCTATTTCGTCACTCCGGCTTTTTATTATGGTCGCGCGCCGGAGCGTCCGGCATCTGTCAGAATCTATTCCCTCAAAGACCGCAAAGAGACGACGTTGGTTGAAGGCGCGGGAACCTATGTGTTGTCGGGTGATGGCGCAAAAGTGTTAATCGCACAGGGCAATCAACTGTCGATGTATGATGCCAACCCGCAAGGCGAACGCACTAAAAAACCCGTGTCAACCGCAGGCTTGATGGCAGACATCAACCCGACCGAAGAATGGAATCAGATTTTTAATGAAGTGTGGCGACGTTATCGCGACTGGTTTTATGTTCCGAATATGCATGGATTCGATTGGGAAAAGATTCGCGAGCAGTATCGCGCCTGGCTTCCCTATGTCGGACATCGTTCGGATTTGAACTATGTGATTCATGAAATGATTTCCGAACTCACGGTGCAACACGCCTATATTGATGGCGGCGATTTCCAGTTGCCCCCGCGTCCTCGCGTCGCGCTACCGGGCGCGCGCTTTGAACTCGATAAAGCCGCGGGCAGATACAAAATCGCTAAAATTTTTGAGGGACAGAACGAAGAAGACATCTATCGTTCGCCGCTCACGGAAGTCGGCGTCGATGCCAAAGTCGGCGATTATGTTCTGGCAATCAACGGCGAAGAGTTGAAAGCCAACGACGACCCCTATCGTTTATTGAAAAACAAAGCCGATAATCCTGTTCAACTGACGCTCAACAGCAAACCGTCAATGGATGGCGCGCGCACTGTTTCGTTTAAACCGGTCACCGATGAAACCAATTTAATTTATCTCGGTTGGATTAGTGAAAACCGTAAAAAAGTTGGTGAAATGTCGAACGGTCGCATAGGTTATTTACATGTGCCGGATATGGGCGCAAATGGCATACGCGAATTCATCAAGTGGTACTATCCGCAACTCGACAAAGAAGGCTTAGTCGTTGACGTGCGCGCCAATGGCGGCGGCAATGTGTCGAGGATGTTGATTGAACGCTTGCGGCGTAAACCTTTGGCGCTCGGTTATTCGCGCACCAATGATGAAGCCACGACTTATCCTGATGGCGTATTCATTGGGCCGATGGCGGCGATGTTGAACGAAAACTCGGCTTCGGACGGCGATATTTTCCCGGCGATGTTTCGCGAAGCGGGACTTGGGCAACTCATCGGCAAACGTTCGTGGGGCGGTGTCGTCGGCATCACCAGTCGCGGGCAGTTGATTGATGGCGGGGTGGTCAACGTTCCCGAATTCGGATTTGCCAACACCAAAGGCGAATGGATTATCGAAGGCTACGGCGTTGACCCGGACATCGAAGTCGATAACGACCCGAAAGAATTAATCAAAGGTCGCGACCAGCAACTTGAACGCGCGGTTGCTGAAGTGATGAAAAAACTCTCACGTCCCGTGAAGTTGCCGCCGAAACCCACAGGACCCAATAAAGCTGCAACCATTGCCGCGCCTTCATCGGTCAAACCCAAGCAGTAA
- a CDS encoding HAMP domain-containing sensor histidine kinase, with translation MDRVFIEKVKKFFRQHIIIIGLVAALIPLMALLGMQYQSLSKLQATMPAYQNELFKKYLTSVTEDISEQYYYKAEELLAVPNYAIPNRVNGIVQTDGDRNKLVNLMQDVAEHFKTREFEGAKRYFVAFAVKNPKPGGESLAVTLFYNPEKKAMEFRDDTPEWRAIQVAFAPFLLYIRSEVAVDSRPQGLERDRNHPLILKPITEKDKIIGIAGMILNRDYFLNQVVPKAIDTYLPKVLPDSYKNTIVTVREYDGELIYSTRPYEGKEDEAHMTGFEFVFRRLMLGVVSWQAIDKNVAQRSFYISLSLSILMTALLITAIGLTFRAASREMRLSQMKADFVSNVSHELRTPLSSIRVFGEFLRLGRVKDEKKIREYGEYIETESRRLTRLIDNILDFSKIESGRKTYQFVEGDIVEVISDTLKAFEVRLQQNGFIVDFDRPATPLPKAIIDQDAIAQAFINLLDNAVKYSGEEKKIDVEISERDDYITISVTDYGIGIPREERDKIFDKFYRVSTGLVHDVKGSGLGLSIVKHIVEAHNGLVTVSSRTGQGSTFTIHIPAEMSAGAKNKKEGKTSGIVADLATSK, from the coding sequence GTGGATAGGGTTTTTATCGAAAAAGTGAAGAAGTTTTTTCGCCAACACATCATCATTATTGGACTGGTTGCGGCGCTCATCCCCTTAATGGCGCTTTTAGGGATGCAATATCAGTCGCTTTCAAAACTTCAGGCAACGATGCCCGCTTATCAAAACGAATTATTTAAAAAATATCTAACCTCGGTTACCGAAGACATCTCGGAACAATATTATTACAAAGCCGAAGAATTACTGGCAGTTCCCAATTATGCAATCCCCAATCGCGTCAACGGCATCGTGCAAACGGATGGCGACAGAAACAAACTGGTCAATCTGATGCAGGACGTTGCGGAGCATTTCAAAACCAGAGAGTTTGAAGGCGCTAAAAGATATTTCGTCGCTTTTGCAGTTAAAAATCCCAAACCCGGCGGCGAAAGCCTCGCTGTGACGCTCTTTTATAATCCTGAAAAGAAGGCGATGGAGTTCAGAGATGACACCCCGGAATGGCGTGCCATTCAAGTCGCCTTCGCGCCATTTCTGCTGTACATCCGTTCGGAAGTCGCAGTTGATTCGCGACCGCAAGGGTTGGAAAGAGACCGCAATCATCCGCTGATTCTCAAACCGATTACCGAAAAGGATAAAATCATCGGCATCGCCGGGATGATTTTAAATCGCGACTATTTTTTAAATCAGGTGGTTCCCAAAGCCATTGACACTTATCTGCCGAAAGTTTTACCCGATTCCTATAAAAACACCATCGTTACAGTTCGCGAATACGACGGCGAGTTGATCTATTCGACACGCCCTTATGAGGGCAAAGAGGACGAAGCCCATATGACCGGATTTGAATTCGTTTTTCGCCGGTTGATGCTGGGTGTGGTTTCGTGGCAGGCGATTGATAAAAACGTGGCACAGCGGTCATTTTATATCAGCCTGTCGCTTTCGATTTTGATGACCGCTTTGTTAATTACCGCCATCGGCTTGACCTTTAGAGCCGCGTCACGCGAAATGCGGTTGTCGCAAATGAAAGCCGATTTTGTTTCCAATGTCTCACATGAACTGAGAACGCCGCTCTCATCAATTCGCGTATTCGGTGAATTTTTGCGACTGGGCAGAGTCAAGGACGAGAAAAAGATTCGCGAGTACGGCGAATACATCGAAACCGAAAGCCGCAGACTGACACGTTTGATTGATAACATACTGGATTTTTCAAAAATCGAATCCGGTCGCAAGACTTATCAATTTGTCGAAGGCGATATCGTCGAAGTCATTAGCGACACCTTGAAAGCCTTTGAAGTGCGCTTGCAACAAAACGGTTTCATCGTTGATTTTGATAGACCGGCAACGCCTTTGCCGAAAGCCATCATCGATCAAGACGCCATCGCGCAGGCGTTCATCAATCTGCTCGATAACGCGGTTAAATATTCCGGCGAAGAGAAGAAGATTGATGTCGAGATCAGCGAAAGAGATGACTACATCACGATTTCCGTGACCGATTACGGTATCGGTATTCCACGCGAGGAACGCGATAAAATTTTCGATAAGTTTTATCGCGTGAGCACCGGCTTGGTTCACGACGTCAAAGGCAGTGGCTTGGGACTTTCAATTGTTAAACATATTGTCGAGGCGCATAACGGTTTGGTGACCGTGAGCAGTCGCACAGGGCAGGGAAGCACCTTTACGATTCACATACCGGCAGAGATGAGCGCCGGTGCGAAGAATAAAAAAGAAGGGAAAACCAGTGGAATCGTTGCGGATTTGGCAACCAGCAAGTGA
- a CDS encoding response regulator transcription factor — MTKVLVVEDDPAMAVALRDGFDYEGYHVSVAKDGQAGLHAASEENWDIMILDVMLPKMSGLDVCKQLRNDGNQVPIILLTARGQEIDKVLGLKLGADDYVTKPFSFMELMARVEAILRRATKQTSNIDIYSFGDVHLDFKKCEATKAHTPLELSHREFNILKYFIEHRGEVLTRDQLLDSVWGYESFPLTRTVDTHIAKLRQKIEDDPGNPNFIITVHRVGYKFMG, encoded by the coding sequence ATGACCAAGGTTCTAGTAGTAGAAGACGACCCGGCAATGGCGGTCGCGCTTCGCGATGGATTTGATTACGAAGGCTATCATGTATCGGTCGCTAAAGATGGTCAGGCAGGACTGCACGCCGCTTCGGAAGAAAATTGGGACATTATGATTTTAGATGTGATGTTGCCGAAAATGAGCGGTCTGGATGTTTGTAAGCAACTGAGAAACGACGGCAATCAAGTGCCGATCATTCTGCTTACGGCGCGCGGGCAGGAGATTGATAAAGTCTTGGGGCTTAAACTCGGTGCCGATGATTATGTGACCAAGCCCTTCAGTTTTATGGAACTGATGGCGCGCGTCGAAGCGATCCTCAGACGCGCAACCAAACAGACATCCAATATTGATATTTATTCGTTTGGTGATGTTCACCTGGACTTCAAAAAATGCGAAGCCACTAAAGCACACACACCGCTTGAACTTTCTCACCGCGAATTTAACATCCTGAAATATTTCATCGAACATCGCGGCGAAGTATTAACCCGCGACCAGTTGCTCGATTCGGTCTGGGGATATGAAAGTTTTCCGCTGACGCGCACGGTTGATACACACATTGCTAAACTGAGGCAGAAAATCGAAGACGACCCGGGCAATCCCAACTTCATCATTACGGTTCATCGCGTCGGTTATAAATTCATGGGGTAG
- a CDS encoding nuclear transport factor 2 family protein, producing the protein MKSLFRLAIWGMMLLLGGGIFSFAQSSSQVFATQTGEKAAKPKWDLTNPNVKVALQMFEAFNQHDWAKMASFYIEDAEFLDPSYGAEYVKKRREALIAKYSGMEKMSPDIRDEIVGVYAADDKVIVEFISSGSIKNGGKWSLPICSILTVKQGKIIKDATYYDNGK; encoded by the coding sequence ATGAAATCGCTATTTCGATTAGCAATTTGGGGAATGATGCTTCTCCTTGGCGGCGGAATTTTCAGTTTTGCCCAATCCTCATCTCAAGTTTTCGCTACCCAAACCGGGGAGAAAGCTGCTAAACCAAAATGGGACTTAACGAATCCCAATGTCAAAGTCGCCCTGCAAATGTTTGAGGCGTTCAACCAACACGACTGGGCAAAGATGGCAAGCTTTTACATCGAGGACGCCGAATTTCTCGACCCCTCCTACGGCGCTGAATATGTGAAAAAGCGACGTGAAGCGTTAATCGCCAAATATTCGGGTATGGAAAAAATGTCGCCCGATATTCGCGATGAAATCGTTGGGGTTTATGCTGCGGACGATAAAGTCATTGTCGAGTTTATCTCAAGCGGTTCGATTAAAAATGGCGGGAAATGGAGTCTGCCGATTTGTTCGATTTTAACCGTTAAACAGGGAAAGATTATTAAGGACGCGACCTATTATGATAATGGCAAATGA
- a CDS encoding protein kinase encodes MSEENLQQTLDYSSKRYHQVKEIFQVALDKLPAEREAYLNEACADDPLLKQEVEELLAMNEEADDFIEAPAFRPPDDFITKKDEAVFEGRRLGNYQIIREIGHGGMGAVYLATRADDQYKKRVAIKLIRGGADNEFIRRRFLSERQILASLDHPNIAKLLDGGTTEEGIPYLVMDYIEGLPIDDYCDRNKLTTAERVRLFRTVCSAVHYAHQNLVIHRDLKPGNILVSQDGTPHLLDFGIAKLLNPALSNLTLDLTAGPMGPMTPEYASPEQVRGEPLTTSSDIYSLGVVLYELLTGHRPYQFQSRVPHVIAQVICEQEPEKPSTVINRIETNPYAIDTELSLTPESVSRTREGQPDKLRRRLQGDLDNIVLMAMRKEPQRRYASVEQLSEDLRRHLEGLPVIARKPTFSYRALKFVNRNKVGVAAAALVILAIIAGVVATLWQARIARLQKIRAEQRFNDVRQLANSFMFEIHDQIENLPGSTPARKLLVSKALNYLDSLAGESHDDATLQRELATAYQKVGDIQGNPYNANLGDPDGALDSYRKSLMIRERLFALAADDQAIGIELATSYHRVGDIYQMNHQLTEAKEQYQKAFEIAETLNKKAPDKPEILQLISSSLEQIGEATARGGNMEEGLASMKKALVISESLYAKDPDNWQMRRRLAITHRLMSTWLFDSGDKTGALQSSLKAIELLESVARDSPNNARAQRELGVAYNGIGDTYWYSGDITKALEAYQKALKLREQLSQTDPANVQLLRDFANSLSNVGYTLAQTGKGDEGLALYQQSMEIVEQLLQNNPSHGNTLRDAAVGYKYFADVYKYLAEQKTVNLQQRIDYYQQARRVMQRSRELFIKMSELGVLNEVDKGNIDQLDKDIQELSAAIDKLKSR; translated from the coding sequence ATGAGTGAAGAAAACCTACAGCAGACGCTTGATTACAGTTCAAAGCGTTATCATCAGGTCAAAGAAATCTTTCAGGTGGCGCTCGATAAACTGCCCGCTGAGCGCGAAGCCTATCTCAATGAAGCCTGCGCCGATGACCCGCTGTTAAAACAAGAGGTCGAAGAATTACTGGCAATGAACGAGGAAGCCGATGACTTCATCGAAGCCCCTGCCTTTCGCCCTCCTGATGATTTCATCACCAAAAAAGACGAAGCGGTTTTTGAAGGTCGTCGGCTGGGCAATTATCAAATCATCCGCGAAATCGGACACGGCGGCATGGGCGCGGTTTACCTCGCCACCCGTGCCGATGACCAGTACAAAAAACGTGTCGCCATCAAACTCATACGCGGCGGCGCTGATAATGAATTTATTCGTCGCCGCTTTTTGAGCGAACGCCAGATTCTCGCAAGTTTAGACCACCCCAACATTGCCAAGCTCCTTGATGGCGGCACCACCGAAGAAGGTATTCCCTATCTGGTGATGGATTACATCGAAGGCTTGCCGATTGATGATTATTGCGACCGCAATAAACTGACGACCGCCGAGCGTGTGCGTCTGTTTCGCACAGTCTGTTCGGCGGTGCATTACGCGCACCAGAATCTGGTCATTCATCGCGACCTCAAACCCGGTAACATCCTGGTCAGCCAGGATGGCACGCCACATCTACTCGATTTCGGCATCGCCAAATTACTCAATCCCGCGTTATCGAATTTGACGCTGGATTTAACCGCAGGTCCAATGGGACCGATGACGCCCGAATATGCCAGCCCTGAACAGGTGCGCGGCGAACCCCTGACTACCTCAAGCGATATTTATTCACTGGGCGTCGTGCTTTATGAGCTGCTCACCGGTCATCGCCCTTATCAATTTCAAAGTCGCGTCCCGCACGTCATCGCTCAGGTGATTTGCGAACAGGAGCCGGAAAAACCGAGCACCGTCATCAATCGCATAGAGACCAATCCTTATGCGATTGATACGGAATTGAGCCTCACGCCGGAAAGCGTCAGCCGCACGCGCGAAGGTCAGCCCGATAAATTGCGTCGCCGATTACAAGGCGACCTCGACAACATTGTGTTGATGGCGATGCGCAAGGAACCGCAGAGGCGTTATGCTTCGGTTGAACAGCTTTCCGAAGATTTGCGCCGCCACCTTGAAGGGTTGCCGGTCATTGCGCGCAAACCAACCTTTTCCTATCGCGCTTTGAAATTCGTCAATCGCAATAAAGTCGGGGTCGCGGCAGCCGCTCTGGTCATCCTCGCCATCATCGCCGGCGTGGTTGCGACCTTGTGGCAGGCGCGCATTGCCCGATTGCAGAAAATCCGAGCCGAGCAGCGATTCAATGATGTCCGGCAACTGGCAAACTCCTTCATGTTTGAAATTCATGACCAGATTGAAAATCTGCCCGGCTCAACGCCTGCGCGAAAACTGCTGGTCAGCAAAGCTTTGAATTATTTGGATAGTCTCGCGGGTGAATCGCATGACGACGCGACGCTGCAACGCGAATTAGCGACGGCTTATCAAAAGGTCGGCGATATTCAGGGCAATCCGTATAATGCCAATCTCGGCGACCCGGATGGCGCGTTAGACAGTTATCGCAAATCCTTGATGATTAGAGAGCGCTTGTTTGCGCTGGCGGCGGACGACCAGGCAATCGGCATTGAACTGGCGACCAGTTATCATCGGGTTGGCGATATTTACCAGATGAATCACCAATTGACTGAGGCAAAGGAGCAGTATCAAAAAGCCTTCGAGATAGCTGAAACCCTCAATAAAAAAGCGCCTGACAAACCGGAAATCCTTCAACTCATCTCATCCAGCCTTGAACAAATCGGTGAAGCGACAGCGCGCGGCGGCAATATGGAAGAGGGTTTGGCGAGTATGAAAAAGGCGCTCGTCATTAGCGAATCACTCTACGCCAAAGACCCGGATAATTGGCAGATGCGCCGCCGTCTGGCAATCACTCACCGGTTGATGAGCACCTGGCTTTTCGATAGCGGCGATAAAACCGGCGCATTGCAAAGCTCATTGAAAGCCATCGAACTGCTCGAAAGCGTTGCCAGAGATTCCCCGAATAATGCGCGCGCGCAACGCGAACTGGGCGTAGCCTATAATGGCATTGGCGATACCTACTGGTATTCGGGCGACATCACCAAAGCCCTTGAGGCTTATCAGAAAGCCCTGAAATTGCGCGAACAACTGAGCCAGACTGACCCGGCTAATGTTCAACTCCTAAGAGATTTCGCCAACAGTCTGAGCAATGTCGGTTACACCTTGGCACAAACCGGTAAAGGGGATGAAGGTCTGGCGCTTTATCAACAATCAATGGAAATTGTTGAACAGTTGCTACAAAACAATCCATCGCATGGCAACACGCTCAGAGATGCCGCCGTCGGATATAAATACTTTGCCGATGTTTATAAATATCTGGCTGAACAAAAAACCGTCAATCTGCAACAACGGATTGATTATTACCAGCAGGCGCGGCGGGTGATGCAGCGCAGCCGCGAACTGTTCATTAAAATGAGTGAGCTTGGAGTGCTCAATGAAGTCGATAAAGGCAACATCGACCAACTCGATAAAGATATTCAGGAACTCAGCGCCGCAATCGACAAATTAAAAAGCCGGTAA
- a CDS encoding sigma-70 family RNA polymerase sigma factor, whose product MSSSPKDVTQLLVDWQGGEPQALEELLPLVYQELHRLADHYLRRERVGHTLQATALINEAYLRIIDQKAVNWQNRAHFIGVAAQMMRRILVDHARSHLYAKRGGGAQKLTIDAAIELPQQERDLDLVALDDALQRLEQIDPKQSKIIELRFFGGLTIEETAEVLKISPATIKREWNWAKAWLYRELKNE is encoded by the coding sequence ATGTCTTCCTCACCCAAAGACGTCACCCAATTGCTGGTTGATTGGCAAGGCGGTGAACCGCAGGCGCTTGAAGAGTTATTGCCGCTGGTCTATCAGGAACTCCATCGCTTAGCCGACCATTATTTGCGCCGCGAGCGCGTCGGCCATACTTTGCAGGCGACCGCCTTAATCAACGAAGCCTATTTGCGAATCATTGATCAAAAAGCGGTCAACTGGCAGAATCGCGCCCATTTCATCGGCGTTGCAGCACAAATGATGCGCCGCATACTCGTAGACCATGCGCGCAGTCATCTCTACGCCAAACGCGGCGGCGGAGCGCAGAAACTGACGATTGATGCCGCTATCGAACTTCCTCAACAGGAACGTGATTTGGATTTGGTGGCGCTCGATGACGCCTTGCAGAGACTCGAACAGATTGACCCAAAACAGAGCAAAATCATCGAACTCCGCTTTTTCGGCGGACTCACCATCGAAGAAACCGCCGAAGTTTTAAAAATTTCTCCGGCGACTATTAAACGCGAATGGAATTGGGCAAAAGCCTGGCTTTATCGTGAACTGAAAAATGAGTGA
- a CDS encoding DUF4190 domain-containing protein, whose translation MNCNQCGIDNQMGAQFCRACAQPLLANQQFNQQNFNGQQQFNHQFNQPRQSASGRAITAMILSIVGVFLCGLFASIPGMILGKMEINAIDEGRAPLAGKGFAQTGFYVGMVGTGLSLLCGGFYLLSLFASYGGY comes from the coding sequence ATGAATTGCAATCAGTGCGGTATAGATAATCAGATGGGCGCGCAATTTTGTCGAGCCTGCGCGCAGCCATTACTGGCGAATCAACAATTCAATCAACAGAATTTTAACGGACAACAACAGTTCAATCACCAATTTAATCAACCCAGACAAAGCGCCAGCGGACGCGCTATCACGGCGATGATTTTAAGTATCGTCGGCGTTTTTCTCTGTGGGTTGTTTGCCAGCATTCCCGGAATGATTCTCGGCAAAATGGAAATAAATGCCATTGACGAAGGGCGCGCGCCGCTTGCCGGAAAAGGCTTTGCGCAAACCGGCTTTTATGTCGGCATGGTCGGCACAGGACTTTCGCTTTTATGCGGCGGCTTTTACCTGCTCTCGCTTTTTGCTTCTTATGGCGGTTATTAA